Proteins encoded in a region of the Shewanella polaris genome:
- a CDS encoding TRAP transporter large permease yields MTIATLFLALFICMMIGMPIAIALGFSSILTILLFSNDSLASIVLKLYGSTSEHYTLLAIPFFILSSAFLSTGGVARRIIDFAMDSVGHIRGGLAMASVMACMLFAAVSGSSPATVAAIGSIVIVGMVRAGYPEKFAAGVITTSGTLGILIPPSIVMLVYAAATEVSAARMFMAGLIPGLMMGFILMLAIYIVARIKKLPSRPFPGIKALGLSSAKAFGGLALIFIVLGAIYGGVASPTEAAAVACVYAYFIAVFGYRDIGPLKNVAWRNKQESIVVASLRNIAYMLLAVIKTPIDKEIRHVVRDGAKVSIMLLFIIANAMLFAHVLTTERIPHIIAEAIVSLGLPAWGFLIIVNLLLLAAGNFMEPSAILLIMAPILFPIATQLGIDPIHLGIIMVVNMEIGMLTPPVGLNLFVTAGITGKSMGWVIQSCLPWLVLLLGFLMLITYIPQISLFLPEYIDKLNGY; encoded by the coding sequence ATGACTATAGCCACACTATTTCTCGCTTTATTTATTTGCATGATGATTGGGATGCCTATTGCTATAGCCTTAGGTTTTTCAAGCATACTCACTATTTTGTTATTTTCAAATGATTCGCTCGCCTCAATTGTACTAAAACTGTATGGGTCAACCTCAGAACATTACACCTTATTAGCCATCCCGTTCTTTATTTTATCATCAGCATTTTTGTCTACTGGTGGTGTAGCAAGGCGTATTATCGACTTTGCTATGGACAGTGTCGGTCATATACGTGGCGGTCTTGCCATGGCATCCGTTATGGCTTGTATGTTATTTGCAGCCGTATCGGGCTCATCTCCAGCCACTGTTGCTGCAATTGGTTCTATTGTCATTGTCGGCATGGTGCGCGCAGGTTATCCAGAAAAATTTGCCGCGGGTGTAATTACCACATCAGGAACATTAGGAATTTTAATCCCACCTTCTATTGTTATGCTGGTTTATGCCGCAGCAACTGAAGTGTCAGCAGCAAGAATGTTTATGGCTGGCTTGATCCCAGGGTTAATGATGGGCTTTATTTTAATGTTGGCTATCTACATAGTTGCCCGCATTAAAAAGCTCCCTTCACGTCCTTTCCCTGGAATAAAAGCCCTTGGTTTATCAAGTGCGAAGGCTTTTGGCGGTTTAGCATTAATCTTTATTGTATTAGGTGCCATTTATGGCGGTGTCGCGAGTCCGACTGAAGCCGCTGCTGTAGCTTGTGTATATGCTTACTTTATTGCTGTATTTGGATATCGTGATATTGGGCCACTCAAAAATGTTGCTTGGCGTAATAAACAAGAATCTATAGTGGTCGCTTCATTACGAAACATTGCCTACATGCTACTTGCTGTTATCAAAACACCTATTGATAAAGAAATTCGTCATGTTGTACGAGATGGCGCTAAAGTCAGTATTATGTTGTTGTTCATTATTGCCAATGCAATGCTATTTGCGCACGTTTTAACAACTGAACGTATCCCGCACATTATTGCAGAAGCAATTGTGAGTTTAGGCCTACCAGCATGGGGCTTTTTAATCATAGTTAACTTATTATTATTAGCCGCCGGTAACTTTATGGAACCTTCAGCCATTTTGTTAATTATGGCCCCCATTCTGTTTCCTATAGCAACCCAACTTGGTATTGACCCTATCCACCTCGGGATCATTATGGTAGTAAACATGGAGATAGGCATGCTCACACCGCCCGTAGGACTCAATCTCTTTGTTACGGCTGGGATTACCGGTAAAAGTATGGGATGGGTCATTCAGTCCTGCCTACCTTGGCTAGTACTGTTACTCGGTTTCTTAATGTTAATTACTTATATTCCACAGATTTCACTATTTCTACCGGAATACATCGACAAATTAAACGGTTACTAG